The Bos javanicus breed banteng chromosome 18, ARS-OSU_banteng_1.0, whole genome shotgun sequence genome has a segment encoding these proteins:
- the LOC133229474 gene encoding cationic amino acid transporter 3-like yields the protein MSRMLHQYVRQFSQKLVHRRPLEVRAESESPEAHLNTLDLVALGVGRTLGAGVYILVGAVAKVRAGPATVICFLMAGLSCVLSGLCYAEFGARVPGSSSAYLYSYITMGQLCAFITGWNLILSLVIVNVPSSATAGTACIARGWSSALDSLTGNHISQGLQGTLSLHVPYFLPTYADFVALGLVLLLTGVLVLGARESTLVNKVFTVINILVLSFIILSGFIKGDLHNWELTEQDYKLNASGSTDIYSLERWSWP from the exons ATGTCTAGGATGCTGCATCAGTATGTTCGCCAATTTAGTCAGAAGCTGGTCCACAGGCGGCCGCTGGAGGTCAGAGCAGAGTCTGAGAGTCCCGAAGCTCATCTGAACACCCTCGACCTGGTGGCCTTGGGTGTGGGCAGAACCCTGGGAGCTGGCGTGTACATCCTGGTTGGTGCAGTGGCCaaagtgagagctggaccagCGACTGTCATCTGCTTCCTGATGGCTGGCCTGTCCTGTGTGTTGTCTGGGCTCTGCTATGCAGAGTTTGGGGCCCGGGTACCAGGCTCCAGTTCTGCATATCTCTACAGCTACATTACCATGGGACAACTCTGCGCCTTCATCACTGGCTGGAACCTCATCCTGTCCTTGGTCATCG TGAATGTTCCTTCTTCTGCCACTGCAGGCACCGCCTGTATAGCCCGGGGCTGGAGCTCCGCCTTGGACAGCCTGACTGGGAACCACATCTCTCAGGGGTTACAGGGAACTCTCTCTCTGCATGTGCCTTACTTCCTGCCCACCTATGCAGACTTTGTCGCCCTGGGCCTGGTGTTGCTGCTCACAG GAGTACTGGTCCTGGGAGCTCGTGAGTCGACCCTGGTTAACAAAGTGTTCACAGTCATCAACATTTTGGTTCTCAGCTTTATCATCCTCTCTGGCTTCATTAAAGGAGACCTGCACAATTGGGAGCTCACAGAACAGGACTACAAACTGAACGCATCTGGATCCACTGACATTTATAGTTTGGAACGGTGGTCTTGGCCATAG